A window from Methanothrix sp. encodes these proteins:
- a CDS encoding IS5-like element ISMth3 family transposase: protein MAYEDNRNWREYNEKLVRRGWFYLSTDFVNNWDEELLKMNKNKNGRPYRYPETFIQFCGLAYAFLHLPYRQLEGFIQALSGFVPGLLAADYSTLWQRITNLELNIPIPDNDLVVAVDSTGMKVTNRGDWMRESHGVERRGWIKVHIAVDVETRKPVTFEITDETVTDHEMVKPLLEDVKLEDSLMDGAYDKEGVFDFMKEKGVDMPGIKIRKNAIVKAGSSRAEPVLEFMKYGYHSWKIVHGYGRRWAAESVFSAIKRIFGETVRATSKESMIREVRRMFTFYTIILSV from the coding sequence ATGGCCTATGAGGATAACCGCAATTGGCGCGAATACAATGAGAAATTGGTTAGGCGAGGATGGTTTTACCTTAGCACTGACTTTGTGAATAATTGGGATGAAGAGCTACTGAAGATGAATAAGAACAAGAATGGCAGACCCTATCGCTATCCTGAGACATTTATTCAATTTTGTGGTTTAGCATACGCCTTTCTTCATTTACCATACAGGCAGCTCGAAGGATTTATTCAGGCGCTAAGCGGATTTGTTCCTGGGCTGTTGGCTGCCGATTATTCGACATTATGGCAGAGGATTACGAATTTGGAGTTGAATATTCCAATACCTGATAACGATTTAGTGGTCGCAGTTGACTCAACAGGAATGAAGGTTACGAATAGAGGCGACTGGATGAGAGAAAGTCATGGTGTTGAACGCAGAGGCTGGATAAAAGTGCATATCGCCGTAGATGTTGAAACAAGGAAGCCCGTAACCTTCGAGATAACCGATGAGACCGTCACTGATCATGAGATGGTAAAACCGCTGCTGGAAGATGTTAAGCTTGAAGATTCACTGATGGATGGAGCTTATGATAAGGAGGGGGTATTCGATTTCATGAAAGAGAAGGGCGTAGATATGCCTGGAATCAAGATCAGGAAGAATGCTATCGTCAAAGCAGGCTCGTCCAGAGCCGAACCAGTTCTTGAGTTTATGAAGTATGGATACCACAGTTGGAAAATTGTGCATGGATATGGAAGAAGGTGGGCGGCTGAAAGTGTATTCTCAGCAATTAAGAGGATATTTGGCGAGACTGTGAGGGCCACTTCGAAGGAAAGCATGATTCGCGAAGTACGCAGGATGTTCACATTTTATACTATAATTTTAAGCGTATAA